In Sphaerodactylus townsendi isolate TG3544 linkage group LG13, MPM_Stown_v2.3, whole genome shotgun sequence, one DNA window encodes the following:
- the LOC125443148 gene encoding mitochondrial ornithine transporter 1-like encodes MPSEQTRVHPLVQMLIDFTAGAAGGVACVVSGQPFDTIKVKMQTFPAMYRGFFDCSVKTYQQEGMYGLYQGTTPALLANIAENAVLFACYGFCQQLVRQLFGLGNIVELSDWHSAIAGSFSSVFSSMVLCPTELVKCRMQALHEMKVTGQTTLSQRSSTWAVVKAIFQSEGPLGFFQGLTSTWLREVPGYFFFFGGYEVSRSFFLQAGQSKEELGALPVTVSGGIGGAAFWLAVYPIDSVKSRIQVLSMAGRQDGFLLSFLHILRTEGVMALYSGLMPTVIRALPSNGALFLAYEMTQKKLTSLAERTT; translated from the exons ATGCCTTCTGAACAAACCAGAGTTCACCCACTGGTGCAAATGCTTATTGATTTCACCGCAGGGGCTGCAG GAGGAGTAGCCTGTGTGGTGAGCGGACAGCCCTTTGACACCATCAAGGTGAAGATGCAGACATTTCCAGCCATGTACCGTGGCTTCTTCGACTGCTCAGTCAAGACCTACCAGCAGGAGGGCATGTATGGTCTCTACCAGGGCACCACCCCTGCCTTGCTGGCCAACATTGCCGAGAATGCGGTGCTGTTTGCCTGCTATGGGTTTTGCCAGCAATTGGTGAGGCAGCTCTTTGGATTGGGCAACATTGTGGAGCTCAG TGACTGGCACAGTGCGATTGCTGGCTCCTTCTCCTCCGTGTTCTCCTCCATGGTTCTATGTCCCACAGAGTTAGTGAAATGCCGGATGCAAGCTCTCCATGAGATGAAAGTTACAGGACAGACAACTCTTTCACAACGCAG CTCCACGTGGGCCGTGGTGAAAGCCATCTTCCAGTCAGAGGGCCCCCTGGGTTTCTTCCAAGGCCTGACCAGTACGTGGCTGCGGGAGGTGCCtggctatttcttcttctttgggggttACGAAGTCAGTCGCAGCTTCTTTCTCCAGGCTGGGCAGTCAAAGGAGGAGTTGG GAGCTCTTCCTGTCACAGTGAGTGGTGGAATTGGTGGTGCTGCCTTCTGGCTGGCTGTCTATCCCATTGATTCAGTGAAGTCTCGGATTCAGGTGTTATCTATGGCTGGGCGGCAAGATGGCTTTCTACTTTCTTTCCTGCACATCCTACGGACTGAAG GTGTGATGGCTCTTTATTCTGGCCTGATGCCTACAGTGATCCGAGCACTGCCCTCCAATGGTGCCCTCTTCCTCGCCTATGAAATGACCCAGAAAAAACTGACCAGCCTGGCTGAAAGGACAACCTGA
- the ITGB1BP2 gene encoding integrin beta-1-binding protein 2 gives MALLCYNRGCGQRFNPEENTHDSCLHHPGFPIFHDALKGWSCCKKRTTDFSEFLSIKGCAKGCHSNEKPPEPEVVLEESKNKTSSEIIVQGPKSAEMMERERPSSDEPMKLLPVKVSGSLEQALKKLDLSSKEQSTVQDTGAILQANLGTTCKNSGCKAVYQGEESNMETCIFHPGIPVFHEGMKYWSCCAVKTTDFTAFLEQKGCSRGKHTWQKKQDKKLVSCRHDWHQTISQVVVTIYAKTPLPELSFVKANRTVLDIHVVFEGDKIFQAQLELWGVINVEKSSVAMVPSKVEITLPKGSPVTWARLEYPQSRAQGKQQQEADTVESQEATGAPKEESDDSLSWSDEDEEQWEEGGPGKTLSSPVSDGN, from the exons ATGGCTTTGCTGTGTTACAACAGGGGCTGTGGGCAGAGATTTAACCCAGAGGAGAACACCCATG ACTCCTGTCTCCATCATCCAGGTTTCCCTATCTTCCATGATGCCTTGAAG GGCTGGTCTTGCTGCAAAAAACGAACCACCGACTTCTCTGAATTCCTCTCTATAAAG GGCTGTGCGAAAGGGTGTCACAGCAATGAGAAGCCCCCAGAGCCTGAGGTGGTCTTGGAAGAGTCAAAGAACAAAACTAGCTCGGAGATCATTGTTCAGGGGCCAAAGTCGGCAGAGATGATGGAGCGTGAGAGACCCAG TTCAGATGAACCAATGAAGTTACTGCCGGTGAAGGTATCTGGGTCTTTAGAGCAGGCCCTAAAGAAGCTGGATTTGTCATCCAAGGAGCAATCAACAGTGCAAGACActg GTGCTATCCTGCAGGCGAACCTTGGCACAACCTGCAAGAACTCTGGCTGCAAGGCG GTTTACCAGGGGGAAGAGAGCAACATGGAGACTTGCATATTCCACCCTGGGATCCCTGTCTTCCATGAGGG CATGAAGTATTGGAGCTGCTGTGCAGTTAAAACAACAGACTTCACTGCATTCCTGGagcagaaaggctgcagcagAGGGAAGCACACTTGGCAGAAAAAGCAG GACAAGAAACTGGTGTCTTGCCGGCATGACTGGCACCAAACTATCAGCCAAGTGGTGGTGACTATCTATGCCAAGACCCCTCTGCCAGAGCTCAGTTTTGTGAAGGCCAATCGTACTGTG CTCGACATCCATGTCGTCTTTGAGGGTGACAAGATTTTCCAGGCACAGCTGGAACTCTGGGGG GTCATCAATGTGGAGAAAAGCTCTGTGGCTATGGTGCCCTCCAAGGTGGAAATTACCTTACCGAAGGGCAGTCCTGTCACCTGGGCCAGATTGGAGTACCCACAGAGCAGAGCCCAAggcaagcagcagcaggaagcagatACTGTGGAAAGCCAGGAAGCCACAGGAGCTCCCAAGGAGGAGTCAGATGATAGCTTGAGCTGGTCGGATGAAGATGAGGAGCAGTGGGAGGAAGGAGGCCCAGGCAAGACCCTTTCCAGCCCAGTTTCTGATGGCAACTGA